In Taeniopygia guttata chromosome Z, bTaeGut7.mat, whole genome shotgun sequence, one genomic interval encodes:
- the LRRC70 gene encoding leucine-rich repeat-containing protein 70, producing MCVLQSSSPCPGAFLYIFNWFFLLLLQKEAFGCPSACQLCTGRQVSCRNAGLSSIPWNLPKTTIIVYLSGNNISHVTPNHLRGFLKLAALYMDNSSILYVHPKAFVELPRLCYLHLNSNNIKRLDPGIFEGLSNLHCLYLQNNQIAFLPRGLFSDLLSVRYLTLQRNCLSVLGSGTFWGMISLQTLNLANNKISRISDAAFHHLENLAYLFLEGNNLPFVPSNAIGRLKNLERLSLSHNPIGSIQPFAFKGLNKLKYLSLKNVKLKCVAVNGFFGLNKLSQLILSYNDLENINSSTFTLLNNLMYLQLDRNKIASIGNGTFEKMGRSLKVLNLAFNKITELQPEVLKPLVSLTHLQVHSNPWNCSCKMLALLNWLASSSVSAKIHCQNPQSMRGRPLHYMKWAWFSNCIVPTASPGSAPSLGSVRMHHSATTLLMAWHKGSSHNTLEQFVTAETKYIAFWEGTTATSSTPLPYQEYAVEVPSQAATLPVQITAEIIPTNRNVEEEWLFATDPAPVSLKTTLICTQQVKKLNQAFDILLAFFVLACAVILFLICKIIQFRQKLKVLENSGEKSIEYYGFYQPGRYNITDSVQSLTRKSMEHSELDQIRLLKRTVSESQAQVILFEHSSL from the coding sequence ATGTGTGTTCTGCAAAGTTCTTCACCCTGCCCAGGAGCATTCCTGTATATatttaattggttttttttgttgctgctccAGAAGGAGGCTTTTGGCTGTCCATCTGCTTgtcagctctgcacagggagACAAGTTAGCTGTCGTAATGCAGGGCTTTCAAGCATCCCTTGGAACCTTCCAAAAACAACAATTATTGTTTACCTCAGTGGAAATAATATATCACATGTCACTCCAAATCATCTAAGAGGCTTTCTGAAGCTTGCTGCACTCTACATGGATAACTCCAGTATTTTGTATGTACACCCAAAAGCTTTTGTGGAACTCCCCAGACTGTGCTACTTGCATCTAAACAGCAATAATATTAAACGCCTGGATCCAGGAATCTTTGAAGGGCTTTCCAATCTTCATTGTTTATACCTTCAGAATAATCAAATAGCTTTTCTTCCCAGGGGATTATTTAGTGATCTTCTTTCTGTTAGATATTTAACTCTTCAAAGAAATTGTCTCAGTGTCCTTGGAAGTGGGACTTTCTGGGGAATGATAAGTCTCCAAACACTAAACCTGGCAAATAATAAGATTTCACGGATATCAGATGCAGCATTTCATCATCTTGAAAATCTTGCATATTTGTTTCTTGAAGGTAACAACTTGCCATTTGTGCCATCAAATGCTATTGGAAGGCTCAAAAATCTTGAAAGACTTTCTTTGTCTCACAATCCCATTGGATCAATTCAGCCTTTTGCATTTAAGGGACTTAATAAGCTTAAATACCTGTCTTTGAAAAATGTCAAGCTAAAATGTGTTGCTGTgaatggattttttgggttAAACAAACTTAGCCAGCTAATCTTAAGTTATAATGatttagaaaatataaattctaGCACTTTTACCTTATTGAACAATTTAATGTATCTCCAGctagacagaaataaaatagcCAGTATTGGCAATGGTACCTTTGAAAAAATGGGGCGGTCACTTAAAGTACTCAATTTAGCATTTAATAAAATCACAGAGTTACAACCTGAAGTTCTCAAGCCCTTAGTATCTTTAACTCATCTGCAGGTACATTCTAATCCTTGGAACTGCAGCTGTAAAATGCTTGCATTACTGAATTGGCTAGCATCATCTTCTGTTTCTGCAAAAATTCACTGTCAAAATCCCCAGAGTATGCGTGGTAGACCTTTGCATTATATGAAATGGGCTTGGTTTTCAAACTGCATTGtccccactgccagcccaggctctgccccgAGTCTGGGATCTGTTCGGATGCATCACAGTGCTACCACTCTGCTGATGGCCTGGCATAAAGGGAGCAGCCACAATACATTGGAACAGTTTGTCACTGCAGAAACTAAGTATATTGCTTTCTGGGAAGGAACTACAGCTACATCTTCTACCCCATTGCCTTATCAGGAATATGCTGTTGAAGTGCCATCACAGGCAGCAACATTACCAGTGCAAATAACAGCAGAAATTATACCTACTAATAGAAATGTAGAAGAAGAATGGTTGTTTGCAACAGATCCTGCTCCTGTGTCATTAAAAACAACCCTGATTTGTACACAACAGGTTAAAAAGCTGAATCAAGCTTTTGATATTTTACTAGCCTTTTTCGTTCTGGCTTGTGCTGTTATCCTGTTCTTAATCTGTAAAATTATTCAGTTTAGGCAAAAACTAAAGGTGCTGGAAAACTCCGGGGAAAAGAGTATAGAATATTATGGCTTTTACCAGCCTGGCAGATACAACATAACTGACTCAGTGCAGTCTCTAACTCGGAAATCCATGGAACATTCAGAACTGGACCAAATAAGGCTGCTCAAGCGAACAGTATCAGAAAGTCAGGCACAGGTCATCTTGTTTGAACATTCATCATTGTAA